From a single bacterium genomic region:
- a CDS encoding 4Fe-4S binding protein: protein MVDGSELCICINNYGIFGHDVVNYAPGGLWPRTNETYVYGAGICEQVCPRNCYEMDKNKHTALMPGADRCVQCGACIVKCPFDALYFESPRRKIIYPDVIRKFKLNLLGKRLVKRGNKK, encoded by the coding sequence TTGGTCGATGGCTCCGAACTGTGCATCTGCATCAACAACTACGGAATATTTGGCCATGATGTAGTAAATTATGCTCCAGGTGGATTGTGGCCAAGAACAAATGAAACCTACGTTTACGGTGCAGGCATCTGCGAGCAGGTTTGCCCCAGAAACTGTTATGAAATGGATAAAAATAAACATACTGCTTTAATGCCAGGGGCAGATAGGTGTGTTCAATGCGGCGCATGCATTGTCAAGTGTCCTTTTGACGCTTTATATTTTGAGAGTCCGAGGAGGAAGATTATATATCCTGATGTTATTAGGAAGTTCAAGTTAAACCTTTTAGGTAAACGCCTTGTGAAAAGGGGTAATAAAAAGTGA
- a CDS encoding radical SAM protein gives MKEEILLRSLSNLVKYPSITRPLFRKSVVTYIYATVVKGNGKKRPEEVQKHKYYLLKSMIRSVERNVDKGYISKEVVSKVIYTLVKGAILGEAKEAQETFYKKYGIYPPSFIVLSPTQLCNLQCTGCYAAADHKTARQIPYEVSRRLLQEIHDEWGARFVTISGGEPLMYENKKGILNLCREFSDMYFLMYTNGTLITDEVAKEMAELANITPAISVEGYEKETDARRGKGAWKRILKAMDNLKKHGVPFGVSITGTRFNANLLTNEEFYDYYFNEIGASYMWIFQYMPIGRGINVDLMPTPEQRVEMFRTWQKCVREKEYFVADFWNSGVVSDGCIAYGRPGGYIYIDWNGNIMPCVFVPYYVDNIFEIYKRGSTISDALFSEFFKRGREWQFEYGYEHGSIPQNWLMPCSIRDHYKNFKHNIARNEVKPEDENAEVAFKDPEYEKKMIEYDERLRNLTEKIWKEEFLKENLEKIKISSA, from the coding sequence ATGAAAGAAGAAATTTTGCTAAGAAGTCTGTCAAATCTTGTAAAATACCCCAGCATAACAAGACCATTATTCCGAAAAAGTGTAGTTACCTACATCTATGCAACCGTCGTTAAAGGAAACGGTAAAAAAAGACCCGAAGAAGTACAAAAACACAAATATTACCTACTGAAGAGCATGATTCGCTCGGTAGAGAGGAATGTGGACAAGGGTTACATAAGCAAGGAAGTAGTTTCAAAAGTCATTTACACTCTCGTTAAAGGTGCTATATTAGGTGAGGCCAAAGAGGCACAGGAAACGTTTTACAAAAAGTATGGAATTTACCCCCCTTCCTTCATAGTTTTGAGTCCTACTCAGCTTTGCAATCTTCAGTGCACAGGTTGCTATGCTGCTGCCGACCATAAAACAGCAAGACAAATCCCATACGAAGTGTCCCGAAGATTGCTTCAGGAAATACATGACGAATGGGGTGCAAGATTTGTTACTATTTCAGGTGGTGAACCCTTAATGTACGAAAACAAAAAGGGGATATTGAATCTGTGCAGAGAATTTTCTGATATGTATTTCCTTATGTATACCAACGGTACACTTATTACCGATGAGGTAGCAAAAGAGATGGCAGAATTGGCCAATATAACACCTGCAATTTCAGTAGAGGGATATGAGAAGGAAACAGATGCAAGGCGCGGTAAGGGTGCGTGGAAAAGAATCCTCAAGGCTATGGATAACCTTAAAAAACACGGAGTACCCTTTGGTGTTTCAATCACAGGAACGAGGTTCAACGCTAATCTCTTAACAAATGAGGAATTTTATGACTACTATTTCAATGAAATTGGCGCAAGTTATATGTGGATTTTCCAGTATATGCCTATCGGAAGGGGTATAAACGTCGATCTAATGCCTACCCCCGAACAGAGAGTCGAAATGTTCAGAACATGGCAGAAATGCGTCAGGGAAAAGGAGTATTTTGTCGCAGATTTCTGGAACTCGGGGGTCGTGTCGGATGGTTGTATAGCATACGGAAGACCAGGAGGCTATATCTACATAGACTGGAATGGAAATATCATGCCTTGTGTTTTTGTCCCTTATTATGTGGACAATATATTTGAAATATACAAGCGCGGAAGTACTATTTCGGACGCCCTCTTCTCAGAGTTTTTCAAAAGAGGAAGAGAATGGCAATTTGAATATGGTTACGAACATGGTAGCATTCCTCAGAACTGGCTCATGCCTTGTTCAATCAGGGATCACTATAAGAACTTCAAGCATAATATTGCCAGAAATGAAGTAAAGCCAGAAGACGAAAACGCAGAAGTCGCTTTCAAAGACCCTGAGTATGAGAAAAAGATGATTGAATACGACGAAAGGTTGAGAAACCTCACAGAAAAGATCTGGAAAGAGGAATTTTTAAAAGAGAATTTAGAAAAAATTAAAATAAGTTCAGCGTGA
- a CDS encoding PKD domain-containing protein, which produces MKSYLKWLGGVGIMFLLLLLSCDWLLFSPQAPLKPEGPGNLAVGETGTFYTRPAADETDSVSIRFDFGDGNLSDYIGPVGPADTVFISHSWDAPGTFHVKAQAKNDFGESKWSDPLVVTVSDSTESDSFNLTEVGHFDIPGYGRLIKLAKSGNYLYLAARSEGLIILDVSNPQSPTTVGQFIPSNSSKEPWVNDVKISGNYAYIAVTYTYAKTTSVLALDISNPSSPREVGQFADTSGYKSFERLFYSGGRVYVVGQQWTMGIINFTNPVAPLGESFITLPGYYAYDIFVSGSYAYVANNEYGVQIIDISNPQNPVFVSNVNVSSNASGVFVSQNTLYVAAEASGLKIVDVSNPASPSVVGTVSFPDYTKGIYASGDYAYVGASTAGYYVVDVSSPSNPNIITGIDTPGNAWFSIVDGDYAYVADFTSLRIIKLR; this is translated from the coding sequence ATGAAAAGCTACCTAAAATGGCTTGGTGGCGTTGGAATTATGTTCCTTCTGCTACTATTGTCCTGTGACTGGCTGTTATTTAGCCCGCAAGCTCCTCTAAAACCCGAAGGTCCTGGTAACCTCGCCGTTGGTGAAACGGGAACATTCTACACAAGACCTGCCGCCGATGAGACAGATTCCGTAAGTATTCGTTTTGATTTTGGAGATGGGAATCTAAGCGATTATATAGGCCCAGTTGGACCAGCCGACACTGTGTTTATTTCACATTCTTGGGATGCGCCGGGTACTTTTCATGTAAAAGCGCAAGCAAAAAATGACTTTGGAGAATCTAAATGGAGTGATCCACTTGTAGTCACAGTTTCTGATAGCACTGAGAGTGACTCCTTCAATCTTACAGAAGTGGGGCACTTTGACATCCCCGGCTACGGCAGACTTATAAAGCTTGCAAAGTCAGGAAATTATCTTTATCTTGCTGCAAGAAGCGAAGGGCTTATAATTCTTGATGTGAGTAATCCGCAAAGTCCAACCACGGTCGGACAGTTTATACCTTCTAACAGTTCAAAAGAACCATGGGTTAATGATGTTAAAATTTCGGGCAACTATGCTTATATAGCAGTTACCTATACCTATGCTAAAACTACAAGCGTTTTAGCACTGGATATATCGAATCCGAGCTCTCCCAGAGAAGTAGGGCAATTTGCCGATACTTCGGGTTATAAGTCATTTGAGAGACTATTTTATTCCGGTGGGAGGGTTTATGTGGTTGGACAGCAATGGACTATGGGAATTATCAATTTCACCAATCCGGTAGCTCCCTTAGGAGAAAGCTTTATTACATTACCTGGTTATTACGCCTATGACATTTTTGTTTCTGGTTCATACGCATACGTAGCCAATAATGAATATGGAGTACAGATAATAGATATAAGTAATCCCCAAAACCCTGTTTTTGTAAGCAATGTTAATGTTTCCTCCAATGCCAGTGGAGTATTTGTTTCCCAGAATACCCTTTATGTTGCTGCAGAAGCTTCAGGACTTAAAATTGTAGATGTGTCAAATCCTGCATCTCCCTCTGTTGTTGGAACTGTTTCTTTTCCCGATTATACCAAAGGCATATATGCTTCAGGAGATTATGCTTATGTTGGAGCCAGTACAGCCGGTTACTACGTGGTAGATGTTTCCTCTCCGTCCAATCCTAACATTATAACTGGTATCGACACCCCGGGTAATGCATGGTTCTCTATAGTAGATGGTGATTATGCTTATGTTGCCGATTTTACCAGTTTGAGAATTATTAAACTGCGCTAA